From Levilactobacillus zymae, a single genomic window includes:
- the istB gene encoding IS21-like element helper ATPase IstB has protein sequence MNSKFQELMTNLDTLGLAKMHAYLPNFLDQINEQELSFTEAMLKLTDVELEWQEQRQVQRIVERARFPQNKSLRTFDFSFQPSINQQKIKSFSDLAFLEKQENLVFIGSPGVGKTHLAIGIGMAACQQGKRTLFINCHDLLLRLHTAYEKGALDRCINRYARYDLLIIDEIGYLPVEHDEANLLFQLINARYERHSTIITSNSELSTWVEIFKNPTVTAAILDRLVHHSHIIKITGKSYRLKATN, from the coding sequence CTTAGATACTTTGGGTTTAGCCAAGATGCATGCGTACTTACCAAACTTTCTTGATCAAATCAACGAGCAAGAACTCTCATTTACAGAGGCTATGCTTAAGCTCACTGACGTGGAGCTTGAATGGCAAGAACAACGTCAAGTTCAACGAATAGTTGAACGAGCAAGGTTCCCCCAGAATAAATCTTTGAGAACTTTTGACTTCTCATTTCAGCCCAGTATTAATCAGCAGAAAATAAAGAGTTTTAGCGACTTAGCGTTCTTGGAGAAACAAGAAAACTTAGTCTTTATCGGTAGTCCGGGCGTCGGTAAGACGCATCTAGCCATTGGAATAGGCATGGCGGCCTGTCAGCAAGGAAAACGAACCCTATTTATCAACTGTCATGACCTCTTACTAAGGCTGCATACGGCTTACGAGAAGGGCGCCCTAGACCGTTGTATTAACCGTTATGCACGATATGACTTATTGATTATCGACGAGATCGGCTATTTACCAGTAGAACATGACGAAGCCAACCTTCTTTTTCAGTTAATTAATGCGCGATATGAACGACACTCAACGATAATTACTAGCAATAGCGAGCTTTCAACATGGGTCGAGATTTTCAAGAATCCAACAGTCACCGCTGCCATTCTAGACCGCTTAGTTCATCATTCCCATATCATCAAGATAACTGGAAAATCATACCGCCTAAAAGCAACAAACTAA